One region of Bdellovibrio bacteriovorus genomic DNA includes:
- a CDS encoding acetyl-CoA carboxylase biotin carboxyl carrier protein subunit, translated as MYFEAELNGKKYKVDVTEQRSTWKVSLQEEGKNWLHYDISKRDFKEAEQYISFLFEGKSYLIDVIGQDTEYTVFTRNSFRTIKVFNDEMLLHESLKKGGNFGADQELKSGMPGKIIEIFAKEGEIVKANKPLLIMEAMKMENEMRATRDVKIKEIKVKQGDSVESGAVLIKFEEP; from the coding sequence ATGTATTTTGAAGCAGAACTTAACGGCAAAAAATATAAAGTCGACGTGACCGAACAGCGCTCTACTTGGAAAGTTTCTTTACAAGAAGAAGGCAAAAACTGGCTTCACTACGACATTTCAAAACGTGACTTTAAAGAGGCCGAGCAATACATCAGCTTCCTTTTTGAAGGGAAATCTTACTTGATTGACGTGATCGGGCAAGACACTGAATACACTGTGTTTACTCGTAACTCATTCCGTACAATCAAAGTCTTCAATGATGAAATGCTTCTGCATGAATCTTTGAAAAAAGGCGGCAACTTCGGCGCAGATCAAGAGCTGAAATCCGGAATGCCTGGTAAGATCATCGAAATCTTTGCCAAAGAAGGCGAAATCGTGAAAGCCAATAAACCGCTTCTTATTATGGAAGCAATGAAAATGGAAAACGAAATGCGCGCCACTCGCGACGTGAAGATCAAAGAAATCAAAGTTAAACAAGGCGACTCGGTTGAATCCGGGGCCGTGTTGATTAAGTTTGAAGAGCCTTAG
- the accC gene encoding acetyl-CoA carboxylase biotin carboxylase subunit produces MALFKKILIANRGEIAIRITRACRELGIGSVAVFSDADRDSLHVFLADEAYHIGPSPSKESYLNYKKIIEVAKQAGVDAIHPGYGFLSENTVFAKALEEAGITFIGPTVSNIESMGDKLSAKALMKKAGVPTVPGSDGGVETVEQAQAIAEKIGLPVIIKASAGGGGKGMRVVRKMDELESAFRACRSEGQNYFADPTVYIEKFINDPKHIEIQVFGDKHGNHVHLFERECSVQRRHQKIIEECPSPSVPNDVRLRMGDAAVRAAKQINYVGAGTIEFIFDNTTKEFYFMEMNTRLQVEHPITEIVTGFDLVKEQINVAAGRPLSFKQEDIKQKGHAIEARICAEDPITYKPHPGVIRACRHPQGPFMRVDSYAYPGYEVPIFYDPMIAKVITWGDKRDEAIDRMQRALSEFVLTGIKTNIVLHKTILDHPKFRDGSYTTQFIEKNFEVIEPQLFKEVEDPVFLIAAAITAYNDRKSKDVRQLNLTSNWKRVGRKLQLRT; encoded by the coding sequence ATGGCATTATTTAAAAAAATCCTGATTGCGAACCGTGGGGAAATCGCCATCCGCATCACTCGCGCTTGTCGTGAGTTGGGTATCGGATCTGTGGCGGTCTTCTCTGATGCGGATCGTGACAGTCTTCATGTTTTCTTGGCGGATGAGGCTTATCACATTGGGCCTTCTCCTTCGAAAGAAAGCTATTTGAACTACAAAAAAATCATCGAAGTAGCAAAACAAGCTGGCGTGGACGCTATTCACCCGGGTTACGGTTTTCTTTCTGAAAACACCGTCTTTGCAAAAGCTTTGGAAGAAGCGGGCATCACTTTCATCGGACCTACGGTTTCTAATATTGAATCCATGGGTGATAAGCTTTCCGCAAAAGCCTTGATGAAAAAAGCCGGTGTTCCAACGGTTCCAGGCAGCGATGGTGGGGTTGAGACTGTCGAGCAGGCGCAAGCTATTGCTGAAAAAATCGGTCTACCTGTAATCATCAAAGCCTCTGCCGGCGGTGGTGGTAAAGGGATGCGTGTTGTTCGTAAGATGGATGAGCTTGAAAGCGCATTCCGCGCTTGCCGCTCTGAAGGTCAGAACTATTTCGCCGATCCAACAGTGTACATTGAAAAATTCATCAACGATCCAAAACACATTGAAATTCAAGTGTTCGGCGATAAACACGGAAACCATGTTCACTTGTTTGAACGTGAGTGCTCAGTTCAACGTCGTCACCAAAAGATCATTGAAGAATGTCCATCCCCTTCTGTGCCGAACGACGTTCGTTTGCGTATGGGTGATGCGGCTGTTCGTGCGGCTAAGCAAATCAATTACGTGGGTGCGGGAACTATCGAATTCATTTTCGATAATACGACCAAAGAATTCTACTTCATGGAGATGAACACTCGTCTTCAAGTGGAACATCCGATCACGGAAATCGTGACTGGCTTTGACTTGGTGAAAGAGCAGATCAATGTAGCGGCCGGCAGACCTCTTTCTTTCAAACAGGAAGATATCAAACAAAAAGGTCACGCGATCGAAGCGCGTATCTGTGCTGAAGATCCTATTACGTATAAACCTCACCCTGGTGTGATTCGCGCGTGTCGCCATCCACAGGGTCCGTTCATGCGTGTGGATTCTTACGCGTATCCTGGTTACGAAGTTCCTATCTTCTATGACCCGATGATCGCGAAAGTTATCACTTGGGGTGATAAACGTGACGAAGCTATCGATAGAATGCAGCGCGCGTTGTCTGAGTTTGTTCTAACGGGAATTAAGACCAACATCGTTCTTCATAAAACGATCTTGGATCATCCGAAATTCCGCGATGGATCTTATACGACTCAGTTTATTGAAAAGAACTTTGAAGTGATCGAACCGCAGCTCTTTAAAGAAGTTGAAGATCCTGTGTTTTTGATTGCGGCGGCTATCACTGCTTACAATGACCGTAAATCCAAAGATGTTCGTCAGTTGAACCTGACTTCAAACTGGAAACGCGTCGGTCGTAAACTTCAATTAAGGACGTAA